One segment of uncultured Tolumonas sp. DNA contains the following:
- a CDS encoding NAD-dependent epimerase/dehydratase family protein: protein MNILLIGGLGNIGAPITRQLAKQGHTVYVLGRKKSVTTPAEVIYISGNAEDLDLLTSLRELYQFDVVVNFAIQSTLQAEVNIKAFVKHIKQFIFISTVTVLDREKNVVLTENSECGNPFSLYAQTKLRCEQLFLNAYYQQQFPVTIIRPSQTYSHEKFPLSVKGKSYWSVIDRILHDKPVIIHGDGTSTWVSMHSDDFCRGFIPFINQPQTIGEIYHLTGDEILTWNMIYHELARQLNKPLKIVHIPTDLLAQSTQYDFKTSIKGDKQYSVIFDNHKHKQICPDFQCQITMQDGIRQFLEYMEAHPELKVSDLECDQWCDQVIERGVIQ, encoded by the coding sequence GTAGAAAAAAGTCCGTCACAACTCCAGCAGAGGTAATCTATATCTCAGGTAACGCGGAAGATCTCGATTTATTAACATCGTTACGAGAACTGTACCAGTTTGATGTCGTGGTAAATTTTGCCATTCAGTCAACCTTACAAGCAGAAGTAAACATCAAAGCCTTCGTAAAGCATATAAAACAGTTTATTTTTATTAGTACGGTCACTGTGTTGGATCGGGAAAAAAACGTTGTCCTCACAGAAAATTCCGAATGTGGAAATCCGTTCAGTCTCTATGCACAAACAAAATTACGATGCGAACAGCTGTTTCTGAATGCTTATTACCAACAACAATTTCCTGTCACCATTATTCGTCCATCCCAAACTTACAGTCATGAAAAATTCCCACTGAGTGTCAAAGGAAAAAGTTACTGGTCAGTCATTGATCGGATACTGCACGATAAACCAGTGATCATTCATGGAGATGGCACATCCACGTGGGTGTCGATGCATAGTGACGATTTTTGTCGAGGATTTATCCCGTTCATCAATCAACCTCAAACAATCGGAGAGATTTATCATCTCACTGGTGATGAAATACTTACCTGGAACATGATCTATCATGAGTTAGCCAGACAGCTGAATAAACCGCTAAAAATCGTCCACATACCGACTGACTTACTTGCACAAAGCACTCAATACGATTTCAAAACATCGATCAAAGGCGACAAGCAATACTCAGTCATATTTGATAATCACAAACATAAACAGATATGTCCGGATTTTCAGTGTCAGATCACCATGCAAGATGGCATTCGTCAGTTTCTTGAATACATGGAAGCACATCCTGAATTGAAAGTATCTGACCTGGAATGTGACCAATGGTGTGATCAGGTTATTGAACGAGGAGTGATCCAGTGA
- a CDS encoding beta-propeller fold lactonase family protein encodes MNLTTFLIGYGDAHGNGRGIYAIKINHHHMQTRLAYACPMKPGAIITVNNRLYMSYQDENKASGLLCCSLDTNSNLTLLHQQPLPFFITSWSQTNVPEQLLGSSFYDGVDVMFQLDQEVQIKNVVPHVYRPRSADIRQTTTHPHHICTFNDGQNAYSVDMGIDFVSFYSITNHELNLLKNIYIDCPFGSGPRIMRVSSDGRFAYLLHEIANEIAVYDLSDFQCKEIQRLSTVNNPTTATNSAAGCVLTADGKHLLVTNRGENTLVLFSIHPITGLLICTDRQATRLSPRDLYIQNNMVIVAAQAENYLQLFEIDENHHQLTLVNEVANIASPVSFLQ; translated from the coding sequence GTGAATTTGACGACTTTTTTAATTGGATATGGCGATGCTCATGGAAATGGGCGGGGCATTTACGCAATTAAGATCAATCACCATCATATGCAGACCAGACTAGCATATGCTTGCCCGATGAAACCCGGCGCCATTATCACCGTCAATAACCGGCTTTATATGTCTTATCAGGATGAGAATAAAGCATCTGGTCTGTTATGCTGTTCTCTCGATACAAACTCAAACCTGACTTTATTGCACCAGCAACCGCTTCCCTTTTTTATCACTTCATGGTCGCAGACAAATGTTCCTGAGCAACTTCTTGGCTCATCATTTTATGATGGTGTGGACGTAATGTTTCAGCTCGATCAAGAAGTCCAGATCAAAAATGTTGTTCCGCATGTTTACCGACCGAGAAGTGCGGATATTCGGCAAACAACAACCCACCCTCATCATATTTGTACCTTCAATGATGGACAGAATGCTTATTCCGTTGATATGGGCATTGATTTCGTCAGCTTTTACTCAATCACCAACCATGAACTTAACTTGCTCAAAAATATTTATATAGACTGCCCATTCGGCTCAGGGCCACGGATCATGCGGGTCAGTTCAGACGGACGGTTTGCCTATTTATTACATGAAATTGCCAATGAAATAGCTGTCTACGATCTCTCTGATTTTCAATGCAAAGAGATCCAGCGGTTATCTACGGTGAATAATCCTACAACGGCAACAAATAGTGCCGCAGGTTGTGTATTAACCGCCGACGGCAAGCATTTACTGGTCACTAACCGAGGCGAAAATACGTTGGTTCTATTCAGCATTCACCCAATTACGGGGCTTTTGATATGCACTGACCGCCAAGCAACCCGTTTATCGCCAAGAGACCTGTATATCCAAAATAATATGGTTATTGTTGCCGCACAGGCTGAAAATTATTTGCAGTTATTTGAAATTGATGAGAACCATCATCAGCTCACATTAGTCAATGAAGTCGCCAATATTGCATCACCGGTTAGTTTTCTTCAATAA
- a CDS encoding DeoR/GlpR family DNA-binding transcription regulator yields MTQEERLIELEAFVRAQGKVTLDYICQQYQISYDSARRDLVKLTKIPGILRIRGGAILSEKRLSLSYLQRSEFSETKDYLARHALNLINENDIIFLDAGTTMAALAHHLQTPSNIITNSIEVLNELNGKDNIRKCVLGGAFDEFSHTILGQITIEQIKRYQADKTFLGVSALSEAGITTDTEMDALLKIAMAQQSKMVICIATFSKFNSQLMYQSCGWAEIDCVITDKQPPANILKCIEENEVELIIVTDTSISADM; encoded by the coding sequence ATGACGCAAGAAGAACGCTTAATTGAATTGGAGGCATTTGTAAGAGCGCAGGGGAAGGTTACGCTCGATTATATCTGTCAGCAATATCAGATTTCGTATGACTCGGCACGTCGGGATCTGGTGAAACTCACGAAGATCCCGGGCATTCTCCGTATTCGCGGAGGCGCAATCCTTTCTGAAAAAAGACTGAGTTTGTCCTATCTTCAACGCAGCGAATTTAGCGAAACGAAAGATTATTTGGCTCGCCACGCTTTAAATCTGATCAACGAAAATGACATTATCTTTCTTGATGCGGGTACAACAATGGCCGCGTTGGCACACCATTTACAGACACCAAGCAATATTATTACGAATTCTATCGAAGTGCTTAATGAATTGAATGGGAAAGATAATATAAGAAAATGTGTTTTAGGCGGGGCATTTGATGAGTTTTCACATACCATTTTAGGCCAGATCACGATTGAACAGATCAAACGGTATCAGGCAGATAAGACATTTCTTGGTGTTAGCGCTTTGTCAGAAGCGGGCATTACAACAGATACTGAAATGGATGCTTTATTAAAAATAGCCATGGCACAACAATCAAAAATGGTTATCTGCATAGCGACATTTTCAAAATTCAATTCTCAGTTGATGTATCAGTCTTGTGGCTGGGCGGAGATTGACTGCGTGATCACTGACAAGCAACCGCCTGCGAATATTTTAAAATGTATTGAAGAGAATGAAGTTGAGCTGATCATCGTGACGGATACTTCAATTTCGGCAGACATGTGA